TGGATGAAAAAAGTACCGCTAAAAAACCGTTACTGAAAAAACTGATCGGAAGAACCAATGATGTAGCCCAATTGCCCAGCGGGAAAAAAGCACCGGGACTAACCTTTTATTATGTCACCAAAAGCATAATAGAAGATGGTGGAAACGTAAAAGAATTTGTGATAAAACAAACCAAAATTGATACTTTTGACATTGAATATGTAAGTCAAAATGAATTAACGGCAACCCAAATTCAACAGATAGAAAAAGCCATTATCACTTATTTGGAAACCGGTTTGACCATAACATTCACCCGAAAAGAAAAACTGGACCGAAGCAAAAGCGGCAAATTGAAACAGTTTGTTTCACTATTAAAATAACCCTATGAAAATTACCATAGTTGCAGGGGCAAGACCAAATTTTATCAAAATTGCCCCCATCATCAAAGCGATTGAAAAAAAGCAACGCGAAGGAGCCGACATCTCTTATCGCTTGGTGCATACCGGGCAGCACTATGACAAAAACCTCAGCGATACATTCTTTAAAGAACTAAATATTCCGCAACCGGACGCTAATTTAGAGGTGAAAAGCGGCTCACAATCGGTACAAACGGCTGCGATTATGATTGCTTTTGAACAAGAATTAATTCAAAATCCGTGTGATGTAGTTTTAGTAGTTGGCGATGTGAATTCAACCATGGCGTGTGCAATTGTGGCTAAAAAACTGAATACGAAAGTCACTCATGTAGAGGCCGGAATCCGTTCCGGGGATATGACCATGCCGGAGGAAATCAACCGAATGGTAACGGATAGTATTACCGATTATTTTTTTACTACCTCAACAACAGCTTCGGAAAATTTGTTGCGCTATGGTGCTGAACCCACCAACGTTCATTTCGTTGGCAATGTCATGATTGATACGCTATATCAAAACTTAGATCGAATTTCAGCTCCTTCTTTTTGGGATGATTTTCAATTGGCAACCGGCAATTATATTGTATTAACCCTACATCGACCTGCCAATGTAGATGAAGAAAAATCATTAATTCAACTCTTGGAAGGCATTGATCAACTAGCCGAAGGGAAAAAAATAATTTTTCCCATACATCCCCGAACTAAAGCAATTTTGGGCGAACAACAAATAAACACCAAAAACATCTTTTTTGTAGAACCGCAAGGCTATCTGCATTTTATGTTTTTGATTAGAAACAGTTTTGCTGTGATTACTGACAGTGGCGGTATTTCGGAAGAAACCACTGTATTGGGAATCCCTTGTTTTACGATGCGAAACAATACCGAAAGACCCGAAACCCAAACCATCGGAACTAATACTTTAGTGGGAACTTCGATTGATAATTTGGAGAAAACATTTAGCGAATTCTTAAAAAATGGCCCCAGAAAAGCCGGAATTCCGGAACTATGGGATGGCAAAGCTTCGGAACGTATTATTGAAATTCTGCTGCAAAAATAATGGAAGACATTCTCATCATATCCAATTATTATCCGCCTGAACAAGGTGCTGCTGCCAATAGAATTGAGCAATTGGCATTAAAACTACATCAAAATAACTATCGAGTTTCTGTGGTTTGTCCTCTCGGAAATTACCCGAAAGGAGTATTATTTCCGGAATATAAAGGCAAATTTTCAGTTACCGAAAACCTGGACAACATTACGGTGAAAAGAATATGGATTTATCCGAGTGTAAGCAAAAATTTAATTGTTCGGATTCTCTCTGTTTTATCCTTTTCGTCAAGTTTGTTTTTTTATTTGTTATTCAAAAAGACACCACAAAAAGTAGTGGTCCAATCGCCACCGCTGTTGCTTTCTTTTATTTCGGTTTTGGTACTTTCGTTAAAAAAGAAAAAAATAATTTTAAATGTTTCCGATTTATGGCCCTTGGCGGCTATTGAATTGGAAGCTTTGAAAAAGGGTTCGTTATCCCATAAATTTTCGTTATTTCTAGAGCGTTTTATTTACAAAAGAGCCGCTGTGATTTTGGGGCAATCCAATGAAATTATTACACACATTCACTCTCTTTTCCCGAATAAAAAGTGTTTTTTATACCGCAATTTCCCTGACCATAAAGTAGAAGAAATGACTTTGAAAACTGCCGAAAATCAACCGATAAAACTATTTTATGCCGGGTTGCTGGGCATTGCTCAAGGGGTTTTTGAATTGTGTCAAAACTTGGAATTAAAAGGTCTTACTATCGAATTGCATCTGTTTGGCGATGGTGCTGAAAAAAACGAAATAGAGCGCTTTATTTCAACACAAAAAGAACAAAAAATAGTCTTTCATGGCATGCTGGAACGCAAAGCACTGCATGAAAAACTTCAGACATTTGATATCGCTATTGTACCGTTGAAAACCAGAATTTATGGTTCGGTTCCTTCTAAAATTTTTGAATATGGCTCATTAGGTTTTCCTATCCTTTATTTCGGAGGTGGGGAAGGTGAAACGATTGTCAACGAACACCAATTGGGCTGGGTAGCAAAAGTGGGTAATTACAATGACTTAAATCAAAAACTGACGTTGATTTCAAAGCTTAAAAAAGCTGAAGTTGACTTGATGAAACAGCACATTTTTAAAGAGGCACAACAGCGTTTCGATTTGGATAATCAAATGAAAGAATTGATTGCCCTTGACGTTTTCTAATAGGCTTTTTCTTCACCCTTGACAGCGTTATAGACTGTCAAAAAGATGATTTTTAAGTCTAATAAAAGTGACCAATTTTCAAGATAGAAAATATCGTATTTAACCCTATAAATGATGTCTTTATCCGTTTCTACTTCTCCTCTGAACCCTTTTGTTTGAGCCAGTCCTGTAATTCCCGGTTTGATAAAATGTCTTACCATAAATTTATCAATTCTTCGAGCATACATTTCGGTATGACTAACCATGTGCGGTCTTGGTCCTACCACTGACATATCTCCTAATAAAACATTAAAAAACTGTGGTAATTCATCAATACTTGTTTTTCTGATAAATTTGCCAATCCTTGTTATTCTTGGGTCATTTTTGGAAACTTGATATAAGTCGGCAATATCATTAAGTGTCATTGATCGAAACTTGAAACATTCGAACTCATGATAATTCAATCCGTTTCTTTTTTGCCTGAAAAAAATCGGTCCTCTAGATTCGATTTTAATTAAAACAGCCAAAATTGGTATTAACCAAGATAACACTCCCAAGATTATTACTAATGCAAAAACTATATCAAACAATCGTTTTATTATTTTATTGGTTGTTTCATCAAGCGGAATATTGCGCAATGAAATTATGGGTATATAATCATAGTAGTCGAAAATTAAATTTCTGGATAATACCTCCTTATTGTCTGGTAAGAATTTTAAAATTTTGAGGTTATTATCTGTAAAATCGATAAACTTGCTTATATCTGTATTGGTTAAATCTGACAATGAACAATAGATTTCATCAATTTTATGCTCTAAAACAAAATCAAAACAGGACTCTATTTGTGTTTTTTTATTTTCAACTAAATCAAATATGTTAATCAACTTATATCCGTAATCCGGATTTTCAGTAAAAAACTCTGCTAACTGCCCTACTGTTTTTCCATTTCCGACGATGACAACTTTTCTAAAATTACCACCAAAAACAACCCTGAACTTTCTTAAAAAATAGTATATAAAAAGCTTAGTAAAAGAAATAATCAAAATGGAGTAGGATACAAACTGCAGAATTATTTTAGTATCATAAAATTTCGAAAAGTATCCTACATAAGCAAAATTTAAGATGATAAATATGAAGTATTGTTTGATAATTTTCCCAAAAATCTCAATTACTTTAGTATAACGATATATCTCGTAAAAGCCCGTGTTATAGGCTATAGAAACCCAAGATACAACCAAAAAGAGGTAAAATGGCAACATTTGCAAATTTTCAGGTATTAGCTCAACAGATAATAAAATAATTACTGTCAAGTCTAATAAATATGAAAAAGGCCTAATGTAGCCAGAATATCTTCCTGTCTTTTTTCTCATTAAAAAATGTATTTGGAAAAATCTTTGTGTTCTTCTTTTAAAAGTTCCTCAGAAGTCAGTGATTTGAAATAATCATAGGTTAATTTCATTCCCTCTTCTCTTGAAACTTTAGCACTCCAGCCTAACAACTGTTTAGCTTTGGTTATATCGGGTTGGCGCTGTAATGGGTCGTTTACCGGTAACGGATGGTAAACTACCTTTTGATTTGTTCCGGTTAATTTTATGATTTCATCTGCAAAATCTTTAATAGTAATTTCATCCGGATTCCCAATATTTACTGGGTATACATAATCAGAATGTAATAACCTGAAGATACCCTCTACTTGATCCGTTACATAACAGAATGATCTTGTTTGGCTTCCATCACCAAATATGGTTAAATCTTCCCCACGTAATGCTTGTCCAATAAAAGCGGGAATTACTCGACCGTCGTTCAGTCGCATCCTTGGTCCATACGTATTGAATATTCTAACAATTCTGGTTTCAACCCCATGAAAAGTATGATATGCCATAGTGATAGATTCCTGAAAACGCTTAGCTTCATCATACACTCCTCTTGGCCCAATAGTGTTTACATTTCCGTAATAATCTTCTGTTTGTGGATGAACTAATGGATCTCCGTAAACTTCTGATGTAGACGCAATGAGAATTCGGGCTTTTTTAACCCTTGCCAAACCTAAAAGATTGTGAGTTCCTAAAGAGCCTACTTTCAATGTTTGTATTGGAATTTTTAAATAATCAATAGGACTTGCCGGCGAAGCAAAATGAAGTATATAATCTATCTTTCCGGGAACATGAACAAATTTTGTTACATCGTGGTGGTAGAATTCAAAATTTTTATTTTTGAAAAGATGTTCAATATTTTTTAAATCCCCTGTGATTAAGTTATCCATTCCAATAACAAAATAGCCCTCTGCTATAAAACGATCACAAAGATGAGATCCTAAAAATCCTGCCGCACCAGTAATAAGTATTCTTTTCATATTTTTTTATTCCTTTGGGGAATTTGGCATTAAAAATCCTGAATTAAAAAGGCAATACATCGTTGTAAAAAAAACAACGCCTCTTTGTCTTAATAAAAATGATTCTGTCAAAAATAGGCTTATCATTAGAATTGCAAAAGCAAAATGCACAAAATCTTTATTTTTTAACGCTTTACGAACATTATGAACAAGCATTATGAACAAAAGCAAGAAGCCAAAAACGCCTAAGTCAGCAAAAATTTGCACATATTGGTTGTGAAAATTTTTATTTTGATACCCATCAAAATTATTCGAAGCATTACCCATGTATAAATTGTATTGGACTGCTTTTTCTTTTATTTTTTTATAGGATCCATCTTGTCCGAAACCTGTAAAAAAAGTATTGTTTTCCTTTATCAACTCTATAAAAATTCTGAACTGATAGACCCTGAAAGCAGTACCTGGGAAATAATCATTAGGTTTGAAGGTTTCATTGGTCAAGGCTTGTTTTATACTAACATTATAAACCTTATCATTTCCTTTACTAATCACGTCATTAACTGTACTATCTGCCATATTGGTTTCATATTCTATAAGAAATCTTTCTCTTATTTTTCCTATAAATGATAATGAACAAATAAACAGTAGGAAAAGAATTAAATTCCGCAATCTCATTTTTCGGGAAACTTTAGCCAAAAACAAATAATGCACAATTAATAATCCTGTAAAAACCACAATAATATTTTTGGAGGAAAGTAAAAAAACCATCAAGAACAGAAGTATCAATATGGCATAATCCAAACTCTTTTTCCCGGTTTTTCTGAAAAAATAAAAAAAGGCAATCGCCACATAAATCGATACATGAATTGCATTAAGCAGTTTGGGTACTAATCCGTAATCGTCGTTTTCTTCTCCATGATAAAAAAAGACTCTTTGGTCTCCGGTAATACTAAAACGAATAGCTGCTCGAATCAAGAAATAAAGTGAATACAACACCATCGAATAGCTGAAATACTTTATAACCTTATCTCGTTGCGCTTTTGTAAATTCTTTTGAAATTAAAAACACTAGAGGTAAAAGCAATAAGGGAATTTCCTTTAAAAGTGACGCCTTTGTGTCTTCATAGTCTATTGACCAGAATAAAGACATACACATTAAAAGGTATAATGTAATAGGATAGATTAAATATCTCTTGAAAGATATGTTCTCTTTTCTGAAAGTGATTATTGAGGTTAACAACAAAAGTCCCAGAGCAATATTGTTAATAGCAAAAGGAAGGGGGATACTCCAAACCACTAAGAGTAGTGGTAGAAAAGTTTTATTTTGTTGTGTTTCTTGTTTTATGTCGTGAAAAACATTCTTCAAAAAGACGTAAATATTTTCCATTTATTTTTTCCCAATTAAACTCATTGATAATAGCGTCAACATTGTTTTGTACCAACTGCAAGTTATCATTTTTTTTGATTGTTTTGAGAATATTTTTAACATCATTAGAGGAAGAAAAATAATAACCGTTTTCCTTTAAAACCCCCTTATTAAATTCATTGTCATGAGCAATAATCAATGCTTTTGAAGCCATTGCTTCTAACAAAGATGGATTTGTTCCTCCTACAGTATGTCCGTGAAAATATAAGTTTGAAAAAAAACGTAAATTGTTTAGGTGTTCTAAATTGTAAATCCCTCCTAAAAATCTAATAGTGCCTTTATTTTCAAATTTTTTCTTCAATGCTTCTCCATATTTATTATTATGATTCCCAATAACTAAAATCGGAGAGGTTTCATCGCTCATGGCCACTCCGTCAAGAACCATTTCAATGTTATTTTCAGGTTCAAATCGAGCCATAATCATATTGTAGTTTCCTTTCTCTACTTTGTATTCGGCAAGGATAGCTTCGTTTGGATTTAAAAATAAGTCAGCTCCATAAGCAATGTATTGAGCTTCTTTATTGTACTTTTCTTCAAGGTATTTTTTTATACCTAAGGAATCTGCAATTAAAACATCGCTGCTTTTAACCGCTAATTTTTCGGCATAAAGCAACATTTTCTGAACCTTTGAGGAATATTTGGTACGTTTCCATTCCATCCCATCCATATTGGTAATAATAATTGCTGTTTTAGGCAACAGAAAATGCCAAATAGAATTACTGGTATAGCCTAATTGCAGTATGATATCAAAATTTCTTTTTCTAGAATCTAAAATACAATTCAAATCATAAACAAACTGACCTACAGTACCTATTTTGTACTCAGGATCAAATTGGTGAATTAAATGGACGCCTTCGTAGATAATGCCTTTATAAGGATGATTATGGGAATTGTAAACATATACTTCGTGCCCCTTTCTGACAAGGTAGGTAGAAAAAAACTCTGCAAATTGCTCGAAACCACCGTAATGATTGGGCACTCCGCGTGTCCCTAAAATGGCTATTTTCATGAAATTTTATTACGGTTTGCTACTGTTTATTCTTTCAGTGCAAACATAATAAATAGATTTGACTTGATATACTCATTCATTAAAAACAACTGCTTAACAATATAACGACTAGTCAGCTGAAAGCTTATAAGCATTAAGTGTGGCTTCGGCTGTTTTATCCCAAGTATAATGGTCTAATATTTTATGTTTTAGTCCCGGATTCACAGGATTGTTATAGGCACTGTCAATTGCTGTTTTGATTGATTGAATATCATCGGGTTCACAGTAATAAGCATAATCTTCAAAGTAATCATAGGTATCGCCTTTTCGGGTAACTACTACATTGCAATCCATCGCTGCGGCTTCTAAGGTTGATAATCCGGGGGTTTCCATCCAGCTTACTAAGGCATGAACTTTGGCCACTTTGTACAGATTTTTCAAATCATCATGCGGAACTGCTCCTAAAAAGAAAACATTTTCGCCCGCTTCCTGATGCACTTGTTCTACATATCCTTTTTGATTTTGAGATTCTTTGCCCACCAAAACCAATTTATACTTAGTGTCTTTCACGGCTCTGACCAAACTCAATGTTGATTTCCTTCCTTCAATTCGAGCGGCGCACAAAATACAGTCTCTGAATTTTTCATATGGATTAACCTCAGCATCAGATTCCGAGGTAAAAACCGATTTGTCAATGGCATTGGGCACACTAACGTACTTATAGTTTTTTAGTTTAAACTCACCGGCCACTCTTTTCATTTCAGAATCGGAGTTCGGAAGAAAAACACTGGTGTTATCTACAATCTCTTTCATCAGACCGTAGTAGCCTTTGAAAAGCATTTTGTAAACGCCTTTATGCATCCTTTTTTCTTTATAATGCTTAACCAAAATCTTGATGTAGCCAATTTGGTATGGCGATAGTATGTTGGCCAGTTTTTGAAAAAGACCCCCGCGTGCTTTTCGTTCAAACTCGGTATACAAGCCATAAATGGTAGAGAGTACAATCTTTTTGTGTTGCTTTTTGGCATTGAGCATTTGAATATAAATATCCTGAGGCTCCATTAAATTGAATAAATGAACCAAATCGTATCCGGTTAAATCGGGTTCCAATTCTAAGGATATGTCAACCGTGACTCCTGATTTTTCAAGGAATTCTTTAGTTTTCAGCATTTGAACCATGTCGCCGCCGGGAGCATTAAATAAGTTGGTACGGGTTTGAAATAAAACTTTCATTATCTAGGGTTACATATTGCAAATATAGATTTTATTACTAGTTTTACGGCTTACTAAATTGGCTCTTTTTAATGAAAAAAGTTCTGTTTCTTTTTGGAACTCGTCCCGAAGCGATCAAGATGGCACCTCTTGTCGCGTCTTTTACTTCTGATAAAAATTTTGAGGTAAAAGTGGGCGTTACTGCGCAGCACCGCGAAATGCTTGATCAAGTTTTATCCTTTTTTGAAATACCCGTAGATTACGACTTGAATGTGATGAAACCCAATCAGACCTTGCATGAATTGACTTCTAATTTGATTTCAAAAATAACTTCGGATATTTTACTGAAAGAGCACTTTGACTTGGTTTTTGTACAAGGTGATACTACTACTGTTTTGGCCGGTGCTTTGGCTGCTTTTTATCAAAAAATTAAAATTGTACATATCGAGGCCGGTTTACGAAGTGGTGATATGTTATCGCCTTTTCCGGAAGAAATGAATCGTGTTTTGACCTCACGAATAGCTTCGTTTCATTTTTGCCCTACCGAAGCTTCTCAGGAAAATTTGATTAGGGAAAATCTAAAAGATAATGTTTACGTTGTAGGAAACACCGTGATTGACGCCTTGTTGATGGGGTTGAAAAAAATTGATGCTGCCAAAGAAACGGAATTACTTTCCAAATTTGATTTTATAGATTTTTCGAAAAAAGTGATTTTAGTTACTTGCCATCGAAGAGAGAATTTCGGAAAACCTTTTGAAGAAATCTGTGATGCATTGCTTGAAATTTCATCCACTTATAACGAGACGGTGGAAATTGTGTATCCGGTTCATTTAAATCCCAATGTGAAAGAAGTAGCGCAACGCAAATTGATTGCCAATAACATTAAACTCATTACCCCGTTGGATTATCCGGAATTGATTTGGATGATGAACAAAAGCAATATTATTGTGACCGATTCAGGGGTATTCAGGAAGAAGCGCCAAGCCTTGGCAAGCCTGTTTTAGTATTGAGAGAAGTTACCGAAAGAATGGAAGGCGTTGAGGCCGGAACCGCTATATTGGTTGGTTCAGATAAAGCTAAAATTGTTTTGGAAACCAAGAAATTATTAGAGGACCAATCCTATTATGCTCAAATTGCTACCGCATCTAATCCTTACGGAGACGGAACTACCAGCGAAAAGATAAAAGAGATTATTGCTCGTTGCTAAACGACTCTATCAGTTACTTTTTGAGTGATTTCTTTGTAAGCCATAAAGAATCCTACTAAAATAGATTTGGAATCTTCGGTGAAATAGTATCCCATTAAAACCCAATTGGAAACAACTAGGAAAATAGCTGTTCCCACCAACATTAAGTTGATGTTTTGATTAATCGGAATGGATGATTTGGGCTGATTATAGACCAGATAGATAGAAAACAGCAGAATTATAATCCCAATTATTCCAGATTTTAAGTAAGTAGTCATAAGGGCATTGTGCATAACTGAAATAAAACGGATTTTCATATCTCCCAAGTATACCTCTTGTTTTAAATCAACTTTAGAACCCAAGCCTGCACCAAATACTATAGACTCAGCCCCTTTATTCTTCATTTGTTTGAGTGTATTGATGGTTTCAACTGAACGATAGTTGTCATTGAAATCAATATAATCTTCGGTATTTATTTTACTTTTGAACGGCTCCGTTGGTGCCACTTTAATTTTATATAAAAAGGCCTCCATTCCTTCTCCATTTCTCCTTGGATTGATGTATAAAATGGCGGTATAACCAATAATCGTAATGCCAATTACCGATAGGATGGCAATAATGGCTCTTTTGTTTAAAATGAAATACCCTTTGAGCGCAAAAAACAGAATGAAAAACTGTATGAAATTTGTTCTAGACAAGTATAAAAAGCTGGATATACCCACTGTAAAAGCCATTACATAAAATTTCTTACGAGAAAGTTCAATGTTAAATTCTTTGTGAAATAAAATCAATATCAAGGCATAGATTTCGAAATCACTGAAAAAACCGCCATGCAAACGCAGATCATTTACCGTGTAAGCCTTAAAAAAAACTACTGCGCTTAATAAAAAGACAAGATGAATTCTGGAAATCCAAAAACCAATATTGGCTATGGTTCCAAATGCTTTTTGATAATTATATTTACAAATTTGATACCCTAAAACCAGCCCAAGAATAGGTTTCAGAAGATATGTTATATCACGAATTATAAAAAAGAGATTATGTCCTTCAAATTTTGTGGATAAAAAAGCAATTAGTAAAATGAGGATAAAACAAGAAAGATATTTTACAAAAGCAACAGAATAGCTTTTTTGTAAAGTCACCAACACCGTAAAGCCCCACAAAACAAATGTTATTTCATAGCTCCCCATGTAAGGAACTGCTAAACATAATGCCAGCAATAATTGATAAAAAAAGTTACTTTGTAAAATGATTTTCATTTGATACAATTTCTATAATTCATTCTTTTTGATTTTAAAAACCAATAACAATGTTAAAATAATTTCTCCGGAAAGTACAGCTAAAATACAACCTTTAAAAGAATAAAACGCACATCCTACTACCATTAAAATTAAGGTTATAAAAGTGTAGATGATATTGGTGTTTCTGAATAAGGCAGAACGGTTAAGTCCGTTCAAATAATGGTACCCTATCAGATTGTTTAAAATGATAAAAAAGAACCAGCCCGAAAAAACTTGAAGCCAAAAAGCATATGATACCAGCTTGGGGTTCAAAAAGTTCATAGCCGTAACCGA
Above is a genomic segment from Flavobacterium phycosphaerae containing:
- the wecB gene encoding non-hydrolyzing UDP-N-acetylglucosamine 2-epimerase, yielding MKITIVAGARPNFIKIAPIIKAIEKKQREGADISYRLVHTGQHYDKNLSDTFFKELNIPQPDANLEVKSGSQSVQTAAIMIAFEQELIQNPCDVVLVVGDVNSTMACAIVAKKLNTKVTHVEAGIRSGDMTMPEEINRMVTDSITDYFFTTSTTASENLLRYGAEPTNVHFVGNVMIDTLYQNLDRISAPSFWDDFQLATGNYIVLTLHRPANVDEEKSLIQLLEGIDQLAEGKKIIFPIHPRTKAILGEQQINTKNIFFVEPQGYLHFMFLIRNSFAVITDSGGISEETTVLGIPCFTMRNNTERPETQTIGTNTLVGTSIDNLEKTFSEFLKNGPRKAGIPELWDGKASERIIEILLQK
- a CDS encoding glycosyltransferase family 4 protein — its product is MEDILIISNYYPPEQGAAANRIEQLALKLHQNNYRVSVVCPLGNYPKGVLFPEYKGKFSVTENLDNITVKRIWIYPSVSKNLIVRILSVLSFSSSLFFYLLFKKTPQKVVVQSPPLLLSFISVLVLSLKKKKIILNVSDLWPLAAIELEALKKGSLSHKFSLFLERFIYKRAAVILGQSNEIITHIHSLFPNKKCFLYRNFPDHKVEEMTLKTAENQPIKLFYAGLLGIAQGVFELCQNLELKGLTIELHLFGDGAEKNEIERFISTQKEQKIVFHGMLERKALHEKLQTFDIAIVPLKTRIYGSVPSKIFEYGSLGFPILYFGGGEGETIVNEHQLGWVAKVGNYNDLNQKLTLISKLKKAEVDLMKQHIFKEAQQRFDLDNQMKELIALDVF
- a CDS encoding undecaprenyl-phosphate glucose phosphotransferase produces the protein MRKKTGRYSGYIRPFSYLLDLTVIILLSVELIPENLQMLPFYLFLVVSWVSIAYNTGFYEIYRYTKVIEIFGKIIKQYFIFIILNFAYVGYFSKFYDTKIILQFVSYSILIISFTKLFIYYFLRKFRVVFGGNFRKVVIVGNGKTVGQLAEFFTENPDYGYKLINIFDLVENKKTQIESCFDFVLEHKIDEIYCSLSDLTNTDISKFIDFTDNNLKILKFLPDNKEVLSRNLIFDYYDYIPIISLRNIPLDETTNKIIKRLFDIVFALVIILGVLSWLIPILAVLIKIESRGPIFFRQKRNGLNYHEFECFKFRSMTLNDIADLYQVSKNDPRITRIGKFIRKTSIDELPQFFNVLLGDMSVVGPRPHMVSHTEMYARRIDKFMVRHFIKPGITGLAQTKGFRGEVETDKDIIYRVKYDIFYLENWSLLLDLKIIFLTVYNAVKGEEKAY
- a CDS encoding UDP-glucuronic acid decarboxylase family protein, whose product is MKRILITGAAGFLGSHLCDRFIAEGYFVIGMDNLITGDLKNIEHLFKNKNFEFYHHDVTKFVHVPGKIDYILHFASPASPIDYLKIPIQTLKVGSLGTHNLLGLARVKKARILIASTSEVYGDPLVHPQTEDYYGNVNTIGPRGVYDEAKRFQESITMAYHTFHGVETRIVRIFNTYGPRMRLNDGRVIPAFIGQALRGEDLTIFGDGSQTRSFCYVTDQVEGIFRLLHSDYVYPVNIGNPDEITIKDFADEIIKLTGTNQKVVYHPLPVNDPLQRQPDITKAKQLLGWSAKVSREEGMKLTYDYFKSLTSEELLKEEHKDFSKYIF
- a CDS encoding O-antigen ligase family protein, with translation MENIYVFLKNVFHDIKQETQQNKTFLPLLLVVWSIPLPFAINNIALGLLLLTSIITFRKENISFKRYLIYPITLYLLMCMSLFWSIDYEDTKASLLKEIPLLLLPLVFLISKEFTKAQRDKVIKYFSYSMVLYSLYFLIRAAIRFSITGDQRVFFYHGEENDDYGLVPKLLNAIHVSIYVAIAFFYFFRKTGKKSLDYAILILLFLMVFLLSSKNIIVVFTGLLIVHYLFLAKVSRKMRLRNLILFLLFICSLSFIGKIRERFLIEYETNMADSTVNDVISKGNDKVYNVSIKQALTNETFKPNDYFPGTAFRVYQFRIFIELIKENNTFFTGFGQDGSYKKIKEKAVQYNLYMGNASNNFDGYQNKNFHNQYVQIFADLGVFGFLLLFIMLVHNVRKALKNKDFVHFAFAILMISLFLTESFLLRQRGVVFFTTMYCLFNSGFLMPNSPKE
- a CDS encoding DUF1972 domain-containing protein; translation: MKIAILGTRGVPNHYGGFEQFAEFFSTYLVRKGHEVYVYNSHNHPYKGIIYEGVHLIHQFDPEYKIGTVGQFVYDLNCILDSRKRNFDIILQLGYTSNSIWHFLLPKTAIIITNMDGMEWKRTKYSSKVQKMLLYAEKLAVKSSDVLIADSLGIKKYLEEKYNKEAQYIAYGADLFLNPNEAILAEYKVEKGNYNMIMARFEPENNIEMVLDGVAMSDETSPILVIGNHNNKYGEALKKKFENKGTIRFLGGIYNLEHLNNLRFFSNLYFHGHTVGGTNPSLLEAMASKALIIAHDNEFNKGVLKENGYYFSSSNDVKNILKTIKKNDNLQLVQNNVDAIINEFNWEKINGKYLRLFEECFSRHKTRNTTK
- a CDS encoding glycosyltransferase family 4 protein, translated to MKVLFQTRTNLFNAPGGDMVQMLKTKEFLEKSGVTVDISLELEPDLTGYDLVHLFNLMEPQDIYIQMLNAKKQHKKIVLSTIYGLYTEFERKARGGLFQKLANILSPYQIGYIKILVKHYKEKRMHKGVYKMLFKGYYGLMKEIVDNTSVFLPNSDSEMKRVAGEFKLKNYKYVSVPNAIDKSVFTSESDAEVNPYEKFRDCILCAARIEGRKSTLSLVRAVKDTKYKLVLVGKESQNQKGYVEQVHQEAGENVFFLGAVPHDDLKNLYKVAKVHALVSWMETPGLSTLEAAAMDCNVVVTRKGDTYDYFEDYAYYCEPDDIQSIKTAIDSAYNNPVNPGLKHKILDHYTWDKTAEATLNAYKLSAD